The genomic window TTTTCGTGAACCCCCTAGGGTTTTGGCCGCCACTGAGGTTCACGAACTCCATTATACTAACTGGGCAAGAAACTGCCGGTTAAATCATTGTGAAATGGCCTTTATAGCTAAAATCACAAAACTTGACATAAGCTACGGATAGTAAAGAGTCCTTATTCACTACACAGGTCTTGACAAACCTTGGTTCTTCCGGAGCCGTCATCCCTATCGTCACCTGTACTGGCAATACCTCGCCTTTTTACCATCCATTGAACCCTGACATCATCGCCGATAACCTACGCTTGAGCCGCTACTTGATTCACCGGAAACTGCAAAGCATCAAGCGCCGATAGCTCCTGTTACACTTGGAAGAAATCATGACTGTTATCTATGCCATTCACCTACACGGGTAAGACTGCTCTCGTCACCGGCGCTTCCACCGGTATTGGGGCGGTCTTTGCGCGAGAACTGGCACAGCGGGGGTGTTCTTTAATCCTGACGGCTCGTTCGCAAGAACGTCTGGCTGCGCTGGCTGATGAATTGCAAAACACTCACAAAATTCCTGTGCGGATTTATCCGGCTGACCTGCGGTCCCCGGAAGCAGTCAACACCCTGATCCAGCACGTCCAACAATCGGGCCAGCCGGTGGATATTCTGGTGAACAATGCGGGATTTAGCACCTGCGGCTGGTTTCACACGATTGACCCAGCGCAAGAGGCGGCGTTGATCCAGGTGAATATCGCCGCATTAGTGGCCTTGACCCACGCCTTTTTGCCGCAAATGGTGGCTCGCCGGTCGGGGTTGGTGATCAATGTGGCGTCGGTGCTTTGTTTTTATCCCTTGCCCTATCAAGCGACCTATTCGGCCAGTAAGGCGTTTGTTCGTTCTTTGACGGAAGCGCTGTGGGCCGAATACCAGGGAACAGGGGTGCGCTTTTTTGCCCTATGCCCAGGGCCGACAGCGACGGAGTTTTTTGACCGCATGGGGAGAGATATCCGGATGCCAAAAATGTCCCCGGAAGCAGTGGTGCAATTTGCCCTGCGCGCGATAGAAGGCAACCAACCCTGGGGCATCCCCGGCTGGCAAAATCGGTTGTTGAGTGGCTTTTTACCAGCCATGACGCCCCGCTTTTGGCTACTGAAACAATTAGCCCGCGTGAGCCGCCGCCTGTACGGGATTGCCCAAGAGTCCTAAGCATTGCCACACCTGCTGGAGTAGGTCGGGAATACCTGCACCCGTGACGGCAGAAATGAGACAAACAGGGTTGTACTGCGAGAGGGTTTGCACCACGTCTTTTAACTCGTTTCCATCAGGCAAGGCGTCAATTTTATTCAACACAATCAGTTCGGGCCGGTCCGTGAGTGGTTGCCCTAGTTGGGGGGTGTAGTGGGCCAATTCATTGCGTATCGTGTGGTAGTCGGCAACAGGGTCAGGCGAGGTACTGTCAATCAGGTGAATGAGCAAACGCGTGCGTTCAATGTGGCGCAAGAATTCAATGCCTAGCCCGGCTCCGGTGTGCGCACCGGCAATCAATCCCGGAATATCGGCAAATACGGTGCCATCACCCTGGGGATTCGCCACCACGCCCAGGTTGGGTACCAGCGTCGTAAAGGGATAATCGGCGATTTTGGGACGGGCTGCAGAAATGCGACTGATGAGCGTA from Gloeomargarita sp. SKYB120 includes these protein-coding regions:
- a CDS encoding SDR family oxidoreductase produces the protein MPFTYTGKTALVTGASTGIGAVFARELAQRGCSLILTARSQERLAALADELQNTHKIPVRIYPADLRSPEAVNTLIQHVQQSGQPVDILVNNAGFSTCGWFHTIDPAQEAALIQVNIAALVALTHAFLPQMVARRSGLVINVASVLCFYPLPYQATYSASKAFVRSLTEALWAEYQGTGVRFFALCPGPTATEFFDRMGRDIRMPKMSPEAVVQFALRAIEGNQPWGIPGWQNRLLSGFLPAMTPRFWLLKQLARVSRRLYGIAQES
- the obgE gene encoding GTPase ObgE, translated to MQFIDQAEITVQAGKGGDGVVAFRREKYVPAGGPSGGNGGKGGDVILRAETGRHTLLDFRYQRHFRAQDGQRGGPNNCTGANGKDLVIPIPCGTVVMDADTGEVLADVVTPGQTVVVAKGGKGGLGNRHFLSNHNRAPDYALPGLPGEVRRLRLELKLLAEVGIIGLPNAGKSTLISRISAARPKIADYPFTTLVPNLGVVANPQGDGTVFADIPGLIAGAHTGAGLGIEFLRHIERTRLLIHLIDSTSPDPVADYHTIRNELAHYTPQLGQPLTDRPELIVLNKIDALPDGNELKDVVQTLSQYNPVCLISAVTGAGIPDLLQQVWQCLGLLGNPVQAAAHAG